A DNA window from Branchiostoma lanceolatum isolate klBraLanc5 chromosome 17, klBraLanc5.hap2, whole genome shotgun sequence contains the following coding sequences:
- the LOC136423208 gene encoding alpha-2,8-sialyltransferase 8B-like: protein MSTYQTGSCGISKQMRIFFISTSLLSLVYILILFALSDTLQGPPQVTSTEMRISQEVSTEIRPKQEGNIEIRPQQEGNEEIRSPQEESTVIQSLQGTSAEGMKQVLKFGDLAPDTSWQFNAEAFKEVRDITAKLNVKERLQRMKVGNFTKSKKYKTPKIGHHDTCAIVGNSGVSLGSKCGAEIDSKDFVIRVDIPVIQGYEKDVGRRTDMIITNMKTVKRMYESSHFENRSQDVYENRLRNIEGGFLIADVTVLREVVEVAETYNLSFMLLHLTERIRTGTGTIASEIAKKRMHGLPSTGLITVLMSTTFCDRTYMYGFFPFTTDAVNNSIPYHYYPGDYIYPPLHHTTGSHHMDREYDFFRDLHSRGVLKMHVGPCGGQ from the exons ATGTCGACTTACCAGACAGGATCCTGTggaatatccaagcagatgaggaTATTTTTCATCTCTACAAGCCTGCTGTCACTGGTTTATATCCTCATATTGTTTGCTTTGAG CGACACCTTACAGGGTCCACCACAGGTCACAAGTACAGAGATGCGTATATCACAAGAGGTCAGTACAGAGATACGCCCGAAACAAGAGGGTAATATAGAGATACGCCCACAACAAGAGGGAAATGAAGAGATACGCTCACCACAAGAGGAAAGTACAGTGATACAGTCACTACAGGGGACAAGTGCAGAGGGCATGAAGCAAGTCTTGAAGTTCGGCGACTTGGCCCCAGATACATCATGGCAGTTCAACGCTGAGGCTTTCAAAGAAGTTAG AGATATAACCGCGAAGCTGAATGTCAAGGAACGTCTCCAGAGGATGAAAGTTGGAAACTtcacaaagtcaaagaagtaTAAAACGCCTAAGATCGGTCACCACGACACATGCGCAATAGTAGGCAATAGCGGCGTGAGCCTTGGAAGCAAATGCGGTGCAGAAATCGACTCGAAAGATTTTGTCATTCGAGTAGACATACCGGTAATACAAGGATATGAAAAAGACGTAGGTAGACGGACGGATATGATAATAACAAATATGAAAACAGTAAAACGAATGTACGAGTCTTCACACTTCGAAAACAGATCGCAGGATGTTTATGAGAATCGACTGAGGAACATTGAAGGTGGTTTTCTTATTGCAGACGTGACAGTATTAAGGGAAGTTGTGGAGGTTGCAGAAACGTACAATCTGTCTTTTATGTTGTTGCATTTGACGGAGAGGATACGGACAGGAACAGGCAC GATTGCGTCCGAAATAGCGAAAAAGAGGATGCACGGTTTACCTTCCACCGGCCTCATCACAGTGCTCATGTCGACCACGTTCTGTGACCGCACGTACATGTATGGCTTCTTCCCGTTCACAACAGACGCTGTGAACAACTCCATTCCCTACCACTACTACCCCGGGGACTACATCTACCCGCCTCTGCACCACACCACAGGCTCGCACCACATGGACAGAGAATATGACTTTTTCAGGGATCTTCATAGTCGAGGTGTTCTGAAGATGCATGTCGGTCCGTGTGGAGGTCAATGA
- the LOC136423244 gene encoding uncharacterized protein yields MTVSCSVSSGRKRRSPENEEQSSVLSSLSDENRHLKKREIMSHLMDEKTRKKQAKEKMAALKDVNRMKRNTILHKIKNEQSKSDDLLLPVVKKAQAKVMVNRVKRAGNGLDVDIEVKAAPDTSDGSVEDSISKTQAKVQDVVNEIKMEVASGNVALEVDGQTYMADPGSFKALPVKYECPDGTIEIDGGCGEAASRGGSNGTAVAVGVVVALLLLGAISLGGYMYCRQQRRKLPGQNVRLSDLTARENPVYDTSDIPPAYTEYPGEIVNAYATAGLPTKAGPDGDMEAGALPEKAPPPPSQWVTFDDRNKDATEPNVYETIPPSAPPIEYNMFVGNPDNAAGGETNA; encoded by the exons ATGACCGTGTCGTGCTCTGTGAGCAGCGGACGAAAGCGAAGATCTCCAGAGAATGAGGAGCAATCCAGTGTCCTGTCATCCTTGTCTGATGAAAATCGTCATCTTAAGAAGCGTGAAATCATGTCGCACCTTATGGATGAAAAGACCAGAAAGAAGCAGGCGAAAGAAAAGATGGCAGCACTCAAAGATGTCAACAGgatgaaaagaaatacaatcCTACACAAGATCAAGAACGAACAATCCAAAAGTGATGACTTATTACTGCCAGTGGTCAAGAAAGCTCAGGCTAAGGTCATGGTCAACAGGGTCAAACGAGCAGGCAACGGTTTGGATGTGGACATCGAGGTCAAGGCCGCTCCGGACACGTCGGATGGAAGCGTGGAGGACAGCATCAGCAAAACTCAGGCCAAAGTACAAGATGTTGTAAACGAGATCAAGATGGAGGTGGCATCTGGGAATGTTGCCTTGGAAGTAGATGGGCAGACCTACATGGCAGATCCCGGCTCATTCAAGGCACTGCCTGTGAAGTACGAATGCCCCGATGGTACTATAGAGATTGATGGAGGCTGCG GGGAAGCAGCAAGTAGAGGTGGGTCTAACGGCACAGCTGTGGCAGTTGGCGTCGTCGTGGCCTTGCTGCTGTTGGGCGCCATCTCGCTAGGTGGCTACATGTACTGCCGTCAGCAGCGTCGCAAGCTCCCGGGACAAAACGTCCGGCTTAGCGACTTGACCGCCCGAGAGAATCCGGTCTACGACACGTCTGACATTCCACCAGCTTACACAG AATACCCTGGTGAAATCGTGAACGCGTACGCTACGGCAGGGTTACCGACCAAAGCCGGGCCTGACGGCGACATGGAAGCCGGAGCCTTACCCGAAAAggcccctccccctccaagCCAGTGGGTAACATTTGACGACCGCAACAAAGATGCTACAGAACCGAACGTGTACGAGACTATCCCGCCCAGCGCTCCACCTATTGAGTACAACATGTTCGTTGGTAACCCCGACAATGCAGCAGGGGGTGAAACAAATGCATGA